From Xenopus tropicalis strain Nigerian chromosome 3, UCB_Xtro_10.0, whole genome shotgun sequence, the proteins below share one genomic window:
- the ccdc3 gene encoding coiled-coil domain-containing protein 3 isoform X1, which translates to MFFVLVALLVMGRGTLQCQLPSDWRTLSEGCRAELAEIIVYAKVLAVQQETYSMYNYLPWHYETPAEEGLFYSADIEMLCDQAWGSMLEVPAGSRLKLTGLGYFSCHSHTVVQGHAYYFFLRMDENYNLIPHGVNFQDAIFADTLENRRMFSSLFQFSNCSHGQNATVFSSDWEVQEDTRAVCKGFPPPFPTSNA; encoded by the exons ATGTTTTTCGTGCTAGTTGCGCTGCTTGTGATGGGAAGGGGGACCTTACAGTGCCAGCTGCCCTCTGACTGGCGGACTCTAAGCGAGGGGTGCAGGGCGGAGCTGGCGGAGATTATAGTCTATGCCAAGGTGCTGGCAGTGCAGCAGGAGACCTACAGCATGTATAACTACTTGCCCTGGCACTATGAAACTCCTGCGGAAGAAGGGCTATTCTATTCAGCGGACATTGAGATGCTGTGTGACCAGGCTTGGGGAAGCATGCTGGAAGTGCCGGCTGGATCCAGGCTTAAACTTACTGGTCTGGGCTATTTTTCCTGTCACTCCCATACAGTTGTGCAAGGCCACGCCTACTACTTCTTCCTCAG gatggATGAAAATTATAATTTAATTCCACATGGAGTAAATTTCCAGGATGCGATATTTGCAGATACACTGGAGAACAGAAGAATGTTTTCCAGCCTTTTCCAGTTTTCCAACTGTTCTCATGGGCAGAATGCTACAGTGTTTTCCAGTGACTGGGAAGTTCAAGAAGACACTAGG